Genomic window (Sphingomonas sp. S1-29):
CGAGAAGAAGTGCATCCCCAGCACGTCCTGCGGGCGGGACGTGCTCGCGGCGATCTCGTCGACGTTGAGATACGACGTGTTCGACGCAAGGATCGCGCCGGGCTTGGCGATCTTGTCGAGCTTGCCGAACAGCTCCTTCTTGACGTCCATATTCTCATAGACCGCCTCGATGATCAGGTCGCAATCGGCAAGGTCGTCGAGCGAAAGCGTGGGGTTGAGCGCGCCCATCGCCTGTTCGACCTGTTCGGGCTTGATCCGGCCCTTGGCCGCCGATGCCTCGTAATTCTTGCGGACGACGCCGGTGCCGCGATCGAGCGCTTCCTGCTGCATCTCGACGATCGTCACCGGAATGCCCGCCGACAGGAAGTTCATCGCGATACCGCCGCCCATCGTGCCCGCGCCGATGACGCCGACACGCTTGATGTCGCGAAGCGCGATGTCGGGTGCGATGCCGTCGATCTTCGAGGCCTTGCGCTCGGAAAAGAAGATGTGCCGCTGCGCTGCAGACTGGACGCCGAACATCAGCTTCATGAAGCTTTCGCGCTCGAACTGGATGCCTTCGGCAAACGGCACCTGCGTCGCCTTTTCGACGCAGGCGATGTTCGCCTCGGGCGCGTCGAAGCCGCGGAAGCGGCGGGCGTTGGTCTTGCGAAAATCGGCGAAGACCTGAGCGTCGGCGGTGGCGGTCTTCTCGCTGGCGCGCGGCAACGGGCGCGCAGCGGCGACCTCGGCGGCGAAGGCGAGCGCGTCGTCGAGCAGGCTGGCTTCGCCGGCGAGGCGGTCGACCAGCCCGGCCTCGTGCGCCTGGCTCGCCGAGATCGGATCGCCCTTGGCGGTCATTTCGAGCGCGAGCGCGACGCCGGCGACGCGCGGCAGCCGCTGGGTGCCACCGGCACCGGGAAGCAGCCCGAGCTTCACTTCGGGTACGCCCAGCTTCGCCGAGGGCACCGCGATGCGGTAATGGCACGCCAGCGCGACCTCGCAGCCGCCGCCGAGCGCGGTGCCGTGGATCGCCGCGATCACGGGCTTGTCGAGCGCCTCGATCGAATCGACCAGCGTCGGGAGCAGCGGCTCGACCGGGGGCTTGGAGAATTCGGTGATGTCGGCGCCCGCGAAGAAGGTCTTGCCCGCGCAAGTGATGACGACCGCGTGGATCGAATCGTCGCCGGCCGCCTCCTTTAGCGCAGCGTCGATCCCGGTACGGACCGCGGCGCCGAGCGCGTTGACGGGGGGATTGTCCGAGGTGACGACGAGGATGTCGCCGTGGCGGGCGGTGGTGATGGGCGAGGTCATAAGCGTGGTTTCTCCGATGGTCCGGCGAAGGGAATTGGGGGCGTAGGATGGCGTTGAGCAGGGTGGGGGACAGGCGCGGCGATCGTCATGCGAAATGCGTACCTTTCATTCGAAACCGGCGCAACCGGTCGCTGCCTGCAGGCTTGGTTCCTCTATTGCCTTGAGTGTGCGGCGAATCAATACTAACCTAACGCAATAGGGTAACAGCCCAAACCCGACATTCAACTATCGGAGAGAATGCCTTGGCCCAAGACCCGCTCGTCGCGCTTGATCCCGCCTGGCCCAAGATGTCGCTGGCGCAGGTCGAGGCGCTGCTGACCGCGCCGGGGCAGCGATTCGAATATGAGACTGTCGACATTCGAGGCGTGCCGACGCGGGTGTGGAAGCAGGCGCCCGCGAGCCTGGCGCTGCTGACGATGTTCTCGCGCAGCCATGGCGCGCGCGAGTTCCTGATCCACGAGGACGAGCGGATCACCTACGACGCGCATTTCCGCGGCGTCGCGCATCTGGCGCACAAATTGGTGGCGGTGGGGATCGGCCGCGGCGACCGCGTCGCGCTGGCGATGCGCAACCTGCCCGAATGGACGCAAGTCTTCTTCGCGGTGACCGCGATCGGCGCGGTCGCGGTGCCGCTCAATGCGTGGTGGACCGGCGGCGAGCTCGAATATGGCGTCAATGATTCGGGCGCCAAGCTGCTGATCGTCGATGGCGAGCGGCATGTGCGGCTCGCGGGGCACTACCCCGCGATGCCCGCGGTCGAACGGGTGCTGGTGACCCGCGCCAAGACCCCGCTCGAAGGGAAAGCCGAGCCGTTCGAGGCGCTGGTGGGCGCGCCGACCGACTGGGCGACATTGGGCGAGCTCGCGCTGCCCGATATCGCGATGACGATCCAGCCCGACGACGAGGTCGCGATCTTCTATACCAGCGGCACCACCGGCCACCCCAAGGGCGCGATCGGCACGCATCGCAACATGCTGTCGAACATCTTCACCGCGGGCTATGCATCGGCGCGGATGATGCTCCGGCGGGGCGAGATGCCGCCGCCCGCGCCCGAGCCCAAGACCAGCCTGATCGTCATCCCCTTTTTCCACGTCACCGCATGCAGCGCGTTCCTGATGGGTAATATCGTCGCCGGCGGGACGATCGTGCTGATGCGCAAATGGGACACGATCGAGGCCTACAAGCTGATCGAGCGCGAGCGCATCCATGCCACCGGCGGGGTGCCGACGATCGCTTGGCAGTTGCTCGAACATCCCGATCGCGCGCGATATGACCTGTCGAGCCTCGAAACG
Coding sequences:
- a CDS encoding 3-hydroxyacyl-CoA dehydrogenase NAD-binding domain-containing protein; the encoded protein is MTSPITTARHGDILVVTSDNPPVNALGAAVRTGIDAALKEAAGDDSIHAVVITCAGKTFFAGADITEFSKPPVEPLLPTLVDSIEALDKPVIAAIHGTALGGGCEVALACHYRIAVPSAKLGVPEVKLGLLPGAGGTQRLPRVAGVALALEMTAKGDPISASQAHEAGLVDRLAGEASLLDDALAFAAEVAAARPLPRASEKTATADAQVFADFRKTNARRFRGFDAPEANIACVEKATQVPFAEGIQFERESFMKLMFGVQSAAQRHIFFSERKASKIDGIAPDIALRDIKRVGVIGAGTMGGGIAMNFLSAGIPVTIVEMQQEALDRGTGVVRKNYEASAAKGRIKPEQVEQAMGALNPTLSLDDLADCDLIIEAVYENMDVKKELFGKLDKIAKPGAILASNTSYLNVDEIAASTSRPQDVLGMHFFSPANVMKLLEVVRGAKTADDVLATVMALGKTIRKVAVVSGVCHGFIGNRMLMPRQVEAMKLLMEGATPEQIDKVHVAFGMPMGPFQMSDLAGVDIGWHRDPTRIENIRDALAAEKRWGQKTQAGFYDYDEKRNPSPSPRVAEIIEEFRAKSGAVQHDITDEEIVERTLYTMVNEGALILEEGMAQRASDIDVVWIYGYGWPVYRGGPMFWADTEGLKKIVAGLEKHGFEVAKLLRDKADKGERFN
- a CDS encoding class I adenylate-forming enzyme family protein encodes the protein MSLAQVEALLTAPGQRFEYETVDIRGVPTRVWKQAPASLALLTMFSRSHGAREFLIHEDERITYDAHFRGVAHLAHKLVAVGIGRGDRVALAMRNLPEWTQVFFAVTAIGAVAVPLNAWWTGGELEYGVNDSGAKLLIVDGERHVRLAGHYPAMPAVERVLVTRAKTPLEGKAEPFEALVGAPTDWATLGELALPDIAMTIQPDDEVAIFYTSGTTGHPKGAIGTHRNMLSNIFTAGYASARMMLRRGEMPPPAPEPKTSLIVIPFFHVTACSAFLMGNIVAGGTIVLMRKWDTIEAYKLIERERIHATGGVPTIAWQLLEHPDRARYDLSSLETISYGGAPSAPELVRRIYEEFGALPGNGWGMTETMATVTSHQGEDYLNRPDSCGPPVPVAELKIMAPDGETELGVGEVGELWARGPMIVKGYWEKPEATAETFIDGWVRTGDLAKLDDEGFCYIVDRAKDIIIRGGENIYSIEVENVLYAHPAVTDAALVGVPHRILGEEPAAVVHLCPGCEASEAELQAWVGKHLAGFKVPVAVKFVDSVLPRNANGKILKKELRAMFEGVEA